A section of the Malus sylvestris chromosome 17, drMalSylv7.2, whole genome shotgun sequence genome encodes:
- the LOC126610608 gene encoding RING-H2 finger protein ATL46-like, with amino-acid sequence MISQMAEGKDLRWFSGHTHLKMSRVEHQIQIKDGYLSYPPTFSLHSSPPYAGTFRSESNSNPSPPSSSGTKISPAVLFIIVILAVLFFISGLLHLLVRFLTKHPSSSADSQSNRYPEMSTADALQRQLQQLFHLHDSGLDQAFIDALPVFQYRDIVGLNEPFDCSVCLCEFTEKDKLRLLPTCSHAFHINCIDTWLLSNSTCPLCRSTLFNPEYSVENPMFDFDDYREEEGYPGNGENRFASRQKTVDIEEIVVDNGILPVRLGKFRKVDAEVGETGGGESSSSRLDARRCFSMGSYQYVLNDSDLRVPLSNDQQGRNVKTTRGIENNGNLSIDSDMEGKKISSVTKGESYSVSKIWLWSKKGKFSSSIDTQMGMPSSLNTDLPWMKRTQPE; translated from the coding sequence ATGATATCTCAAATGGCAGAGGGGAAAGATCTTAGATGGTTTTCAGGGCACACCCATTTGAAGATGTCTCGGGTTGAGCATCAAATCCAGATTAAAGATGGTTATTTGAGCTACCCTCCTACTTTTTCTCTTCACTCTTCACCCCCATATGCTGGAACTTTTCGTAGTGAATCGAACTCGAATCCATCGCCACCATCATCATCCGGCACAAAAATAAGTCCTGCCGTTCTTTTTATAATAGTGATTCTGGCTGTGCTGTTTTTCATCTCCGGTTTGCTTCACCTGCTCGTTCGATTTCTTACCAAGCACCCGTCTTCCTCGGCGGATTCTCAGTCTAATAGGTACCCAGAAATGTCTACTGCTGATGCTCTTCAGAGACAGCTGCAGCAACTCTTCCACCTTCATGATTCTGGTCTAGATCAAGCTTTTATCGACGCTCTTCCTGTTTTCCAGTATCGGGACATTGTGGGTTTGAACGAGCCGTTTGATTGTTCCGTTTGCCTTTGTGAGTTCACTGAGAAGGACAAGCTCCGATTGCTCCCTACGTGTAGCCATGCTTTCCATATCAACTGTATAGATACTTGGCTGCTGTCAAATTCAACATGTCCTCTATGTAGGAGTACCCTCTTTAATCCCGAGTATTCAGTTGAAAACCCAATGTTTGATTTTGATGACtatagagaagaagaagggtatCCTGGTAATGGAGAAAACAGGTTCGCTTCAAGGCAAAAAACCGTGGACATTGAGGAAATTGTCGTCGATAATGGGATTTTGCCTGTGAGACTGGGAAAATTTAGAAAGGTAGATGCTGAGGTAGGGGAGACAGGAGGAGGGGAGAGTAGTAGCAGTAGATTGGATGCAAGAAGATGTTTTTCAATGGGTTCGTATCAGTATGTGCTTAATGATTCCGACCTTCGGGTTCCCTTATCAAATGATCAGCAAGGCCGCAATGTAAAGACAACAAGAGGGATAGAAAACAATGGTAATCTTTCAATTGATAGTGACATGGAGGGAAAGAAGATCAGCAGTGTGACTAAGGGTGAAAGCTATTCTGTTTCCAAGATCTGGCTCTGGTCG